One genomic segment of Hypomesus transpacificus isolate Combined female chromosome 5, fHypTra1, whole genome shotgun sequence includes these proteins:
- the ap2b1 gene encoding AP-2 complex subunit beta isoform X2 — MTDSKYFTTNKKGEIFELKAELNNEKKEKRKEAVKKVIAAMTVGKDVSSLFPDVVNCMQTDNLELKKLVYLYLMNYAKSQPDMAIMAVNSFVKDCEDPNPLIRALAVRTMGCIRVDKITEYLCEPLRKCLKDEDPYVRKTAAVCVAKLHDINAQMVEDQGFLDSLRDLIADSNPMVVANAVAALSEISESHPNSNLLDLNPQNINKLLTALNECTEWGQIFILDCLSNYSPKDEREAQSICERVTPRLSHANSAVVLSAVKVLMKFLELLPKDSDYYNTLLKKLSPPLVTLLSGEPEVQYVALRNINLIVQKRPEILKQEIKVFFVKYNDPIYVKLEKLDIMIRLASQANIAQVLAELKEYATEVDVDFVRKAVRAIGRCAIKVEQSAERCVSTLLDLIQTKVNYVVQEAIVVIRDIFRKYPNKYESIIATLCENLDSLDEPDARAAMIWIVGEYAERIDNADELLESFLEGFHDESTQVQLTLLTAIVKLFLKKPSETQELVQQVLSLATQDSDNPDLRDRGYIYWRLLSTDPVTAKEVVLSEKPLISEETDLIEPTLLDELICHIGSLASVYHKPPNAFVEGSHGIHRKHLPIQHGSIDTGESPVSAGPAPPQDQTQVIPSQGDLLGDLLNLDLGPPVNVPQVSSMQMGAVDLLGGGLDSLVGQNFIPSSVPNTFAPSPTPAPAALSSGLSDLFELSTGMANTTGGFVSPKAVWLPAVKAKGLEISGTFSRRQGHMYMDMTFTNKALQHMSDFAIQFNKNSFGVIPTTPLAIHTPLMPSQSIEVSLPLNTIGPVMKMDPLNNLQVAVKNNIDVFYFSGLIPLNIFFVEDGKMERQVFLATWKDIPNENELQYQIKECHLNADTVSGKLQNNNIYTIAKRNVEGQDMLYQSLKLTNGIWILAELRIQPGNPNYTLSLKCRAPEVSQHVYQVYDAVLKN, encoded by the exons ATGACTGACTCCAAATATTTTACAACCAACAAAAAAG GCGAGATCTTTGAGCTGAAAGCTGAGCTGAACaatgagaagaaagagaagaggaaggaggccgTGAAGAAGGTCATCGCTGCCATGACTGTGGGTAAAGACGTCAG CTCGCTGTTCCCGGATGTGGTGAACTGCATGCAGACAGACAACCTGGAGCTGAAAAAGCTAGTCTACCTGTACCTGATGAACTACGCTAAGAGTCAGCCAGACATGGCCATCATGGCTGTCAACAGCTTTGTGAAG GACTGCGAGGACCCCAACCCCCTGATCCGAGCCCTGGCCGTGCGCACCATGGGCTGCATCCGCGTGGACAAGATCACGGAGTACCTGTGCGAGCCGCTGAGGAAGTGTCTGAAGGACGAGGACCCCTACGTGAGGAAGACGGCGGCCGTGTGCGTGGCCAAGCTCCACGACATCAACGCCCAGATGGTGGAGGACCAGGGCTTCTTGGACTCCCTCAGGGACCTCATCGCCGACTCCAACCCCATG GTGGTGGCCAACGCCGTCGCAGCTCTCTCTGAGATCAGCGAGTCGCACCCCAACAGCAACCTGCTGGACCTGAACCCCCAGAACATCAACAAGCTGTTGACGGCCCTCAACGAGTGCACAGAGTGGGGCCAGATCTTCATCCTGGACTGCCTGTCCAACTACAGCCCCAAGGACGAGCGAGAAGCCCAGAG catctGCGAACGCGTCACCCCGCGTCTCTCGCACGCCAACTCGGCCGTGGTGCTGTCGGCCGTCAAGGTGCTGATGAAGTTCCTGGAGCTGCTGCCCAAGGACTCGGACTACTACAACACCCTGCTGAAGAAGCTGTCCCCGCCGCTGGTCACCCTGCTGTCGGGGGAGCCCGAGGTCCAGTACGTGGCCCTGCGCAACATCAACCTCATCGTCCAGAAAAG gcCTGAGATCTTGAAGCAGGAGATCAAGGTGTTCTTTGTCAAGTACAACGACCCCATCTACGTCAAACTGGAGAAACTGGACATCATGATTCGCCTGGCCTCCCAGGCTAACATTGCCCAG GTCCTGGCCGAGCTGAAGGAGTACGCCACAGAGGTGGACGTCGACTTTGTGCGGAAGGCGGTGAGGGCCATCGGGCGCTGTGCCATCAAAGTGGAG CAATCTGCCGAGCGCTGCGTCAGCACGCTGCTGGACCTGATCCAGACCAAGGTCAACTACGTTGTCCAGGAGGCAATCGTGGTCATCAGGGACATCTTCCGCAAGTACCCCAACAA gtacGAGAGCATCATCGCCACGCTCTGTGAGAACCTGGACTCCCTGGACGAACCGGACGCGCGCGCCGCCATGATCTGGATCGTGGGCGAGTACGCCGAGAGGATCGACAACGCCGACGAGCTGCTGGAGAGCTTCCTGGAGGGCTTCCACGACGAGAGCACCCAG GTCCAGCTCACCTTGCTGACCGCCATCGTCAAGCTGTTCCTCAAGAAGCCATCTGAGACTCAGGAGCTGGTGCAGCAGGTTCTAAGTCTTGCTACGCAG GATTCGGACAACCCCGACCTGCGCGACCGAGGCTACATCTACTGGCGCCTGCTCTCCACCGACCCCGTGACGGCCAAGGAGGTGGTGCTGTCGGAGAAGCCCCTGATCTCGGAGGAGACGGACCTGATCGAGCCCACCCTGCTGGACGAGCTCATCTGCCACATCGGCTCGCTGGCCTCCGTCTACCACAAGCCCCCCAACGCCTTTGTGGAGGGCAGCCACGGCATCCACCGCAAACACCTGCCCATCCAGCACGGCAG CATCGACACAGGCGAGAGCCCCGTGAGCGCGGGCCCGGCGCCcccccaggaccagacccaggtCATCCCCTCCCAGGGGGACCTCCTCGGGGACCTGCTCAACCTGGACCTGGGGCCCCCCGTCAACGTTCCCCAGGTGTCCTCCATGCAGATGGGGGCTGTGGATCTTCTGGGAGGGGGACTGGACAGCCTG GTGGGCCAGAACTTCATCCCCTCCTCCGTTCCCAACACGTTTGCCCCGTCCCCGACCCCCGCTCCTGCGGCTCTCAGCAGCGGCCTCAGCGACCTGTTTGAGCTGTCCACGGGCATGGCCAACACCACCGGAGGCTTCGTGTCTCCCAAAGCT GTGTGGCTGCCTGCAGTGAAAGCCAAAGGGCTGGAGATCTCCGGAACATTCTCTCGCCGCCAGGGCCACATGTACATGGACATGACCTTCACCAACAAAGCCCTGCAGCACATGAGCGACTTTGCCATCCAGTTCAACAAGAATAG CTTCGGAGTgatccccaccacccccctggCCATTCACACTCCACTGATGCCCAGCCAGAGCATCGAGGTCTCCCTGCCTCTGAACACCATCGGGCCAGTCATGAAGATGGATCCACTCAACAACCTCCAG GTGGCTGTGAAAAACAACATTGACGTCTTCTACTTCAGCGGGCTCATCCCTCTCAACATCTTCTTCGTGGAGGACGGCAAAATGG AGCGTCAAGTGTTCCTGGCCACCTGGAAAGACATCCCCAATGAGAACGAGCTGCAGTATCAGATCAAGGAGTGCCACCTCAACGCAG ACACGGTGTCGGGGAAGCTGCAGAACAATAACATCTACACCATCGCCAAGAGGAACGTGGAGGGCCAGGACATGCTGTACCAGTCCCTGAAGCTCACCAACGGCATCTGGATCCTGGCCGAGCTCCGGatccaacctggcaaccctaaCTACACG CTTTCCCTGAAGTGCAGAGCTCCAGAGGTGTCTCAGCACGTCTACCAGGTCTACGACGCCGTCCTGAAGAACTGA
- the ap2b1 gene encoding AP-2 complex subunit beta isoform X1, with protein sequence MTDSKYFTTNKKGEIFELKAELNNEKKEKRKEAVKKVIAAMTVGKDVSSLFPDVVNCMQTDNLELKKLVYLYLMNYAKSQPDMAIMAVNSFVKDCEDPNPLIRALAVRTMGCIRVDKITEYLCEPLRKCLKDEDPYVRKTAAVCVAKLHDINAQMVEDQGFLDSLRDLIADSNPMVVANAVAALSEISESHPNSNLLDLNPQNINKLLTALNECTEWGQIFILDCLSNYSPKDEREAQSICERVTPRLSHANSAVVLSAVKVLMKFLELLPKDSDYYNTLLKKLSPPLVTLLSGEPEVQYVALRNINLIVQKRPEILKQEIKVFFVKYNDPIYVKLEKLDIMIRLASQANIAQVLAELKEYATEVDVDFVRKAVRAIGRCAIKVEQSAERCVSTLLDLIQTKVNYVVQEAIVVIRDIFRKYPNKYESIIATLCENLDSLDEPDARAAMIWIVGEYAERIDNADELLESFLEGFHDESTQVQLTLLTAIVKLFLKKPSETQELVQQVLSLATQDSDNPDLRDRGYIYWRLLSTDPVTAKEVVLSEKPLISEETDLIEPTLLDELICHIGSLASVYHKPPNAFVEGSHGIHRKHLPIQHGSIDTGESPVSAGPAPPQDQTQVIPSQGDLLGDLLNLDLGPPVNVPQVSSMQMGAVDLLGGGLDSLLGGDLGGGVGGSPAVGQNFIPSSVPNTFAPSPTPAPAALSSGLSDLFELSTGMANTTGGFVSPKAVWLPAVKAKGLEISGTFSRRQGHMYMDMTFTNKALQHMSDFAIQFNKNSFGVIPTTPLAIHTPLMPSQSIEVSLPLNTIGPVMKMDPLNNLQVAVKNNIDVFYFSGLIPLNIFFVEDGKMERQVFLATWKDIPNENELQYQIKECHLNADTVSGKLQNNNIYTIAKRNVEGQDMLYQSLKLTNGIWILAELRIQPGNPNYTLSLKCRAPEVSQHVYQVYDAVLKN encoded by the exons ATGACTGACTCCAAATATTTTACAACCAACAAAAAAG GCGAGATCTTTGAGCTGAAAGCTGAGCTGAACaatgagaagaaagagaagaggaaggaggccgTGAAGAAGGTCATCGCTGCCATGACTGTGGGTAAAGACGTCAG CTCGCTGTTCCCGGATGTGGTGAACTGCATGCAGACAGACAACCTGGAGCTGAAAAAGCTAGTCTACCTGTACCTGATGAACTACGCTAAGAGTCAGCCAGACATGGCCATCATGGCTGTCAACAGCTTTGTGAAG GACTGCGAGGACCCCAACCCCCTGATCCGAGCCCTGGCCGTGCGCACCATGGGCTGCATCCGCGTGGACAAGATCACGGAGTACCTGTGCGAGCCGCTGAGGAAGTGTCTGAAGGACGAGGACCCCTACGTGAGGAAGACGGCGGCCGTGTGCGTGGCCAAGCTCCACGACATCAACGCCCAGATGGTGGAGGACCAGGGCTTCTTGGACTCCCTCAGGGACCTCATCGCCGACTCCAACCCCATG GTGGTGGCCAACGCCGTCGCAGCTCTCTCTGAGATCAGCGAGTCGCACCCCAACAGCAACCTGCTGGACCTGAACCCCCAGAACATCAACAAGCTGTTGACGGCCCTCAACGAGTGCACAGAGTGGGGCCAGATCTTCATCCTGGACTGCCTGTCCAACTACAGCCCCAAGGACGAGCGAGAAGCCCAGAG catctGCGAACGCGTCACCCCGCGTCTCTCGCACGCCAACTCGGCCGTGGTGCTGTCGGCCGTCAAGGTGCTGATGAAGTTCCTGGAGCTGCTGCCCAAGGACTCGGACTACTACAACACCCTGCTGAAGAAGCTGTCCCCGCCGCTGGTCACCCTGCTGTCGGGGGAGCCCGAGGTCCAGTACGTGGCCCTGCGCAACATCAACCTCATCGTCCAGAAAAG gcCTGAGATCTTGAAGCAGGAGATCAAGGTGTTCTTTGTCAAGTACAACGACCCCATCTACGTCAAACTGGAGAAACTGGACATCATGATTCGCCTGGCCTCCCAGGCTAACATTGCCCAG GTCCTGGCCGAGCTGAAGGAGTACGCCACAGAGGTGGACGTCGACTTTGTGCGGAAGGCGGTGAGGGCCATCGGGCGCTGTGCCATCAAAGTGGAG CAATCTGCCGAGCGCTGCGTCAGCACGCTGCTGGACCTGATCCAGACCAAGGTCAACTACGTTGTCCAGGAGGCAATCGTGGTCATCAGGGACATCTTCCGCAAGTACCCCAACAA gtacGAGAGCATCATCGCCACGCTCTGTGAGAACCTGGACTCCCTGGACGAACCGGACGCGCGCGCCGCCATGATCTGGATCGTGGGCGAGTACGCCGAGAGGATCGACAACGCCGACGAGCTGCTGGAGAGCTTCCTGGAGGGCTTCCACGACGAGAGCACCCAG GTCCAGCTCACCTTGCTGACCGCCATCGTCAAGCTGTTCCTCAAGAAGCCATCTGAGACTCAGGAGCTGGTGCAGCAGGTTCTAAGTCTTGCTACGCAG GATTCGGACAACCCCGACCTGCGCGACCGAGGCTACATCTACTGGCGCCTGCTCTCCACCGACCCCGTGACGGCCAAGGAGGTGGTGCTGTCGGAGAAGCCCCTGATCTCGGAGGAGACGGACCTGATCGAGCCCACCCTGCTGGACGAGCTCATCTGCCACATCGGCTCGCTGGCCTCCGTCTACCACAAGCCCCCCAACGCCTTTGTGGAGGGCAGCCACGGCATCCACCGCAAACACCTGCCCATCCAGCACGGCAG CATCGACACAGGCGAGAGCCCCGTGAGCGCGGGCCCGGCGCCcccccaggaccagacccaggtCATCCCCTCCCAGGGGGACCTCCTCGGGGACCTGCTCAACCTGGACCTGGGGCCCCCCGTCAACGTTCCCCAGGTGTCCTCCATGCAGATGGGGGCTGTGGATCTTCTGGGAGGGGGACTGGACAGCCTG CTCGGGGGAGACCTGGGAGGAGGTGTTGGGGGAAGTCCAGCA GTGGGCCAGAACTTCATCCCCTCCTCCGTTCCCAACACGTTTGCCCCGTCCCCGACCCCCGCTCCTGCGGCTCTCAGCAGCGGCCTCAGCGACCTGTTTGAGCTGTCCACGGGCATGGCCAACACCACCGGAGGCTTCGTGTCTCCCAAAGCT GTGTGGCTGCCTGCAGTGAAAGCCAAAGGGCTGGAGATCTCCGGAACATTCTCTCGCCGCCAGGGCCACATGTACATGGACATGACCTTCACCAACAAAGCCCTGCAGCACATGAGCGACTTTGCCATCCAGTTCAACAAGAATAG CTTCGGAGTgatccccaccacccccctggCCATTCACACTCCACTGATGCCCAGCCAGAGCATCGAGGTCTCCCTGCCTCTGAACACCATCGGGCCAGTCATGAAGATGGATCCACTCAACAACCTCCAG GTGGCTGTGAAAAACAACATTGACGTCTTCTACTTCAGCGGGCTCATCCCTCTCAACATCTTCTTCGTGGAGGACGGCAAAATGG AGCGTCAAGTGTTCCTGGCCACCTGGAAAGACATCCCCAATGAGAACGAGCTGCAGTATCAGATCAAGGAGTGCCACCTCAACGCAG ACACGGTGTCGGGGAAGCTGCAGAACAATAACATCTACACCATCGCCAAGAGGAACGTGGAGGGCCAGGACATGCTGTACCAGTCCCTGAAGCTCACCAACGGCATCTGGATCCTGGCCGAGCTCCGGatccaacctggcaaccctaaCTACACG CTTTCCCTGAAGTGCAGAGCTCCAGAGGTGTCTCAGCACGTCTACCAGGTCTACGACGCCGTCCTGAAGAACTGA